The nucleotide sequence GGTACTGGTGTAACTCAGGCAGGTTGTGGCTGTTTTTCTGTTGCGACAAGGTGGTCAGAATAGCCAGCAGTTCCGCAGACAGGTTGATCAGCGGGTTGTTGGTTGCAGAAAAATGGGTCAGCAGGTCTTTCGTATCTACGCACTGGCTCTGTTCAGAAGAAATCCTGCCCCCGGTATTCGTTTTGTCCCCGGTACTCATGATAAAGGCTCCGGTTAGCGAATGACAAAGCACTCAATGTTAGTATCTTCTGGCATCTGTTCGTCGATATGCAGTGCCAGCTTGTCACGGGTTCGGATCATTTCCTGCCACAAATCGTCTCCTGTATCGATTTCAAAATACACAGTATTTGGCTGAATTCTCAGTTCCAGGGGGACTGCTGGCAGTGGATTCAGGGGAACAGCTGACAGGGCGTTGCGTACCCGCTCTGCAATACGGTTGTGACCACAGAGTTTAGCCGCTGATATAAAGTTTGTGCGTGTTACCTGAGAACCCAGGCTGGAGGAAACCGCAAGAATAAAACGTCCGTCGTTAAACAGGGTGCGGTCATCAATCTGGCAACGTAATAAACGACGGCGCTTGTACAGGCTTTTATCCCAGCTTAAGGTCACAACCTTATCCTTGCTGGCCTGACGCAGGTTCAGCAACAGGCAGGAAATGACGGGAGCGAAAGAGGTGTATATGTTGTGTTCATCGAACACCGGAAAGTCGGGAGACAGGGTGGTGGTAAAGGTGGACAGATCGGCAGCCATCAAAACGAGGCAGTGGTAAAGGTGCGCAGCGCTGATGCCGGCCTTATGCTCAATCTGCTTCAGCCAGGCACCATAACGATTCAGGGACTGCAGCCACATATAGGCAATCTGCATGGTCTGAAAACTTTTCTGCTCACCCTCAAGCCCGATCTGTGCCGCAATCTGGGCTGCACGTTGTTGCATCAGGGCCTGTATGTTCTGTACCTGCTCAAGCAGGTAGCGGGAAACCCGGTAGTCCATGCAGCGGGGGATAAAGGTTCTGTCCAGCAGGATCTCGCTATCGGAATTGAACTCCTGTATGCGTGCAACAGCCAGAGTCGTGTAGTCGTCCAGTGGTTCACTGTCCAGCATCAGGCTGGGGTTCAGAATACAGAGTTCCAGTTCAACGGCATCGTTGTCGTGGTTTGTGCTGTCGTGGACGGTGTGGTCAAAGCTTTTGTTTCGTATGGCGCTGGAAAGCTGCTCTGTTGTTGCCGTGTCAACCTGGTTTGAACGTAACAGTGGCAGTACCAGGTAAACCGTAGCT is from Endozoicomonas gorgoniicola and encodes:
- the tssK gene encoding type VI secretion system baseplate subunit TssK, with protein sequence MNHTFDKVVWQEGMFLSPQHFQQQERYLEHHSRQLISLKHPGLAGFTSLRIDTDQLKAGKLFLREACGLFPDGTPFELTDNLIRDIESANAGATVYLVLPLLRSNQVDTATTEQLSSAIRNKSFDHTVHDSTNHDNDAVELELCILNPSLMLDSEPLDDYTTLAVARIQEFNSDSEILLDRTFIPRCMDYRVSRYLLEQVQNIQALMQQRAAQIAAQIGLEGEQKSFQTMQIAYMWLQSLNRYGAWLKQIEHKAGISAAHLYHCLVLMAADLSTFTTTLSPDFPVFDEHNIYTSFAPVISCLLLNLRQASKDKVVTLSWDKSLYKRRRLLRCQIDDRTLFNDGRFILAVSSSLGSQVTRTNFISAAKLCGHNRIAERVRNALSAVPLNPLPAVPLELRIQPNTVYFEIDTGDDLWQEMIRTRDKLALHIDEQMPEDTNIECFVIR